In one Phycisphaerae bacterium genomic region, the following are encoded:
- a CDS encoding FHA domain-containing protein, translated as MNVVLVMFKDDGSSKEFPLSPGKTLVGRSEECDLRIPLPEISRKHSVLMVTGNTVAVRDLGSANGTYVNNKRISEQELAAGDHLVIGPVVFTVKVNGEPKNIKPVHTRLETRRPATAKQPATPKPATAGATAKGEEDPISALEALAGTDDTAEMDLDGSSIFGDE; from the coding sequence ATGAACGTTGTGCTGGTAATGTTCAAAGACGACGGCTCGAGCAAAGAGTTCCCCCTCTCGCCGGGCAAGACTCTTGTGGGACGCAGCGAGGAATGCGACCTGCGAATCCCCCTTCCGGAAATCTCGCGAAAACATTCGGTTTTGATGGTAACCGGCAACACGGTGGCTGTCCGCGACCTCGGCAGCGCCAACGGCACCTACGTCAACAATAAGCGGATCAGCGAACAGGAACTCGCCGCAGGCGACCACTTGGTCATTGGCCCCGTCGTCTTCACCGTAAAGGTGAACGGCGAACCCAAGAACATCAAACCCGTTCACACCCGTCTCGAAACACGAAGACCTGCGACCGCCAAGCAACCCGCTACCCCTAAACCAGCCACTGCCGGGGCGACCGCAAAGGGCGAAGAAGACCCCATCAGTGCCTTGGAAGCCTTGGCGGGCACGGACGACACCGCCGAGATGGATCTTGACGGATCCTCCATCTTCGGTGACGAGTAA